TGCGTCGTCATCGTGTTGTCAACCCGCCATAGGATGAGCCTTGGGCCGAACTGAGGCCGGACGAACTCTTCAAAACGGTGACCACACGCTCACTTGGCATCCCAGACCCGCCGGGCATGCCGTCCGCGATGTTCATGCGACCGGTATCGACCCCGGCCTTGCCGAGTTCCTCGATCACATGAGTGACCCGTGACTCATAGAGTTCCGGTGCCGTGTCCCCGCGCCGCACGTTGAGCGTCCCTTCGTGCTCCGCAAAGTGGCCGGCCAGAATCGACAGATCGCGGGCCCCCAGTTCATTGAGCACGGCGCTGTCAGCCACAAAATGATAGGGATACAGCGTGTGTTGCGCAATGATGGCCCGGTCCACCCCGATGCGGTTCAGGCTGTTGACAAGCTCAACATCCACATTGCCATCGCCCCGACTCTCGCGCAGACTCTCCTGGCAGCTCAACCCCAAGCCGCAGACCAGACAGACTGCGAGCACACCATACCATCTCATAAGCGTTCTCCTTGCATGTGACCGTTTCCTTTGCGTCTCTTTGCGTATCACCTTGTTCATGGGGCCATCAGGGTGCGAGACAAGTGAATCATCGCAGGTCCCATCGCCACCACCATGATGGCCGGAAAGATGAAAAAGGCCATCGGGAAAAGCAGTTTCATCGGCAATTTCTCCGCATTCTCCTCTGCGGCAAAATGGCGCTCCTCGCGCATCCAGTTGGCAAACTCCTGAAGCGCGGTCGCCATGCTCGTTCCAAATCGCTCGGTCTGCACCAGGATCGCCGCAAGGGAAGAAAGCGACTCGGCGCCTGTGCGGGTTGCCATGTTCCGCATGGCCTCCGTTCGACTGGCGCCCAGATGGATTTCAAAGTTGCTCAGGTCCATGGCGCTGCCCAGAACGCCACTGACATGATGGATTTCTTCGGCAACCATATTCCATGCCATATCCAGTCCGATTCCCGACGAGACGCATATCTCCAGAAGATCGACGGCATCCGGAAGGTACTGCCGAATCTCCTCCCGCCTCTTCTTTTCCTGCATCCGAACGAATAGATTCGGGACGAAGAATGGCACCGCGCCACTGAGGGTGATCAACCAGATCTTTCGCACCAAGCTGATTTCGAGGGGAACCATCAGTGCCGCGGCGACAGAGATGCCCACGGCCAGGAGAAGCATCTTGACTCCGGTGTAGATCGCCGGTGCACCACGACCCATATACCCGGCGCGGACAAGCTGCTCCCAAAGGCTCGTGCTCGCCCGGCCATGCGAGACGTAATTCCCCACCTGTTCAACGAATCTCAGGAGGCGCGACTCCCGAGGGGCCACGGCAGACAGTCTGTTGGGCTCACGAGGTTCGAGGAGTCTCCTGCGTGCGGCTTTTCGACGTTGCTCGCGAAGGAACAGGACGCTGACGCCGATGAAGACGACGGCGACGAAGGCAAGCGCTCCGATGAGAAGTTCCGGGCTCGCGAAGTCGAATTCGATGTTCTCAAAGACGTCTCGTAACATGGATAGACCAATGCCTCAGTATCGAATGACGGACAGTCGGCCCATGACCCAGGCCCCAAAGAGCATACTTGCGGCGGTCCCGATGAGCATTGCCCTGCCGACCCAGGTGGAATACATCACGCCCACATACTCGGGCGATGCGATGTTCAAGAACAGAAATAGAAAAACAGGAACGGCCAATAGCGTGTTCTTGCTCATCCGGCTGGACGAGGTCAACACGCGCACCTTTCGATTCAGACGCATGCGCCCGCGCATCACCGCGGCGAGACTTTCCATGACCTCCGCCAGATTGCCCCCCGTGGTCATCTGGATGCTCACCGCTGTGGCGAAGAGTTTCAGATCCATGTTGTGCGCGCTGTCGGCCACCCTTCGGATCGATTCCTGCAAGTCCCGCCCGAGCGTCTGTTCCTGGCAGATCTCGGCGAAAATGGTTCCCACCGGATCGTCGATCTCCTCGCTGATGGCATGAAACGCCCCCGTCAACGGATGGCCGGCGCGAAGGGCCCGCGCCGCGATGCGCAGCGAATCGACAAACTGGGTTTCGAACAGGGTGATCCGCGTGCTGACGCGTTTCTTGGTCATCACGTGAAAGACCACCCCAATCGCCGTCGCAGCGCCCAGCCCCAGCCAGAATCCATACCCCAGGGTGACGACGACGACGGCCACCAGAACGGCCGTTCCGGCCACCGCCAGTAGAACGATATGCGCCGGGGTCTTCCAACCCGCCGCCTGACGCAATCGTTCCAGACGTGCCGACAGGGGCTCCTTCGCTTTCCTTCGCCCGCCCCGTCGGATCTGCTGGTCTTCGCGCCACAGTTGAAGCGCTTCGCTGCGTCGCGTTTCGGCGTCGACCACCCCCATCCGCTGTTGCAGTCGCTTACGGCGTCGGCTGTACTGTACCATCCACAGCAGAACGCAACTGGTCCACGCCGAGAAGACCAGCACGAACACAGAGGCCATGATGACGGTATTGAATAGTTCCTGTCGGTTCACGTTTGTCGTGTTCTCCCCATGAACAATCTATGCGCGATCGATCCCCATGAAGGCCCTCTCAGAGCCAGAACCTCTTCTTGGGCTGGGCTTCCGGCTCCTCCACGTTATCGTCCGCACCCGATGCAGGTTCCGGTTCAAGCCGCGGCTTGGTGAGAATGCGACGCTGGAACATATCCGGCGGCATCTCAATACCGTGTGCCTTGAGTTTCGCCAGAAGATGGGGTCGCACGCCGCACACCTCAAAATCGCCGTACGCATCGCCGTTGACGTCCACCCCTTTTTGGACGAAATGGAACAGATCATGCAGACAGATCGTTTCGCCCTCCATACCCGTGATCTCAACGACCTGGACGACTTTGCGCGACCCACCGGCCAGCCGACCAAGATGGATCATCACATCCAGCGCCGAACTGATCTGCTCACGGATGGCATGCACGGGATAGTTCAGGCCGGCCATGCTCACCATGTTCTCCAGACGCCGCAGCGCATCGCGAGGATTGTTCGCGTGCACCGTCGTCATCGAGCCTTCGTGCCCGGTGTTCATCGCCTGGAGCATGTCCAGCGTCTCGCTGCCGCGCACCTCGCCGATGATAATCCGGTCCGGACGCATACGCAGGCTGTTCTTCAACAGGTCGCGCTGGGTGATCTCGCCCTTGCCCTCGATATTGGGCGGACGCGTCTCGAGGCGCACCACGTGCTCGCGCTGGAGCTGGAGTTCGGCCGCATCCTCGATCGTCAACAGACGTTCGCCCGAGGGGACCCACCGTGACAGTGCGTTGAGAAAGGTCGTCTTGCCCGTGCCGGTTCCGCCGGAGATCAGGATGTTCAGCTTGCACTGCACGCACGCCTCGACGAAACTCGCCATCTCCGGTCGCAGGGCATCCATCGCGATCAGGCGAGTCATATCGAGCGGGTTGGTGCCGAAGCGACGAATGCTGACCGCCGGCCCGTCGAGAGCCAGCGGCGGCACGATCGCGTTGACGCGCGAACCGTCGGGCAGGCGGGCGTCGAGCATCGGCGTGCTCTCATCGATCCGACGGCCCACGTGGTCGGCAATCCGCCGGATCACGCGCATCAAATGCTGGTCATCGAGAAACGTCGCATCCGTCGCCTCCAGCCGGCCGCGGCGCTCGACATACACCTTGTGCGGACCGTTGACCAGAATGTCGCTGACCGTCGGGTCACGCAGAAAGTCGTTCAGCGGGCCGTAGCCGAAGACCTCGTCCATCACCTCCCGGATCAACTGCTGCTTCTCCGGACCTGAAAGAGGGATCTTCTCCTCGCGCAGCAGGGCATCCACCCGCTCGGCGCATTGTGCGTGCAATTCATGCACCGAGAACCGTCGGGCCTCGGTCAGGTTCATCACTTGCAGCAGCTTGCGATGGATCTTGGCCTTCAGTTGCAGCGTCTGCGACCCACTGTCTGTCTGGGCCGGTTCGTTCTTTCCGTCAAACACCGCCGTGCTCCTCCACGATCAGTCCCCGTTACAGGTCCAGCGTTTCAATTGCGCCGCGACCCGTCGATAATCCCGTCGCAGGCCCGAAAACCGGGCGCTGACGCCCAACGGCTGGCCGTGATTCATGCTCTTGACGGCCTTGCGCCACTGATTCCGGATGCAGTACAGCGATTGCGTCCCAATGGCGCGACGGCTGTCCTCCAGCCGCAGCATCGGGCCGCGCTTCTTGACCCGGTTGGCCAGCGGCACGATGCGATCCCGGTCCATCTTGTGCTCGCCCAAAAAGGCCGTGATCCACTTGGCGAACGCCACGTCGCGAACCATCAACTGAAACACCACCACCGCCACCTGGCTGACCGAGGCCAGATCGGCCATCGCCTGCCTTGGCACCCGCGGGGCGTCCACGACCACGATATCGTGCGACTCCCGACAGGCGTCCAGCACGCGCGACAGGTTCCCGTATGCCAGCGGGTGCCCTACATCGGCGGTCGCCGCCGCCGGGCTGAGCAGCACGTCCACCCCGTTGGCCGCCTGCACCACGCTCGTCTCGATCAGGTGCCGGTCGATCGTCCCGTTACGGGCCAGGATGTGGCCGATCCCGTACTTGCCCGAAACCCCCAGATGCTGGGCGACCGAACCGTAGTGTTCGTCCAGGTCGATCACCAACGTCGATTTCGATGTCCCGACATGCAACTCATGGGCCAGATTCACCGCCACGGTGGTCGCGCCGCAACCGCCCCCGCACGAGAACACCGAGATGATCCGCCCCAGACGACCGGACGCCTCTGTCTCTCGTGCCAGCAGGCTGTTCAGCACCGCCGCCAACTCACCGGGGATGGAACTCTTTCTCAGGAAGTGCCTGGCCCCCACCTGCATCGCCAGAAGGACCAGGTCCTCGTTGAATTCGTTCGAGACAACCACGCAGCGCATCTGCGTCGAGGCCGTGGTCAGCTTGCTCAACTCGAACAGCAGCCGCCGAGGCTCCTGGTCGATGTCCACAATGGCCACCAGCGCGCCACCGCCCGGCGCCGCGTGCGACAGGCGGGTCCGCAACTCGGAGATGTCCCGGCACAGGCTCATCGTGGCCGTCTCCGCCAACGGCTCGACCGCCGAGCGGACGGCCGAGGCCGTGTCTTTCTCGGCCGTCACCAGCACGATTTCGAACGACTTTTTCAAGGAGCGTCTCCTGTCATCAACCCCCCCCGCAGACCCCCGACGTTCGCGGGGCCCGTCATCGGCAAAGGACACTCCGGACAGCTTGCCCGGTTCTTATGGCACATCCGCAATCCAATCGCTGGGGACGTCCCACGCCCGGACCTTGATCCGGGCGCCGTTGGCGATCGGCTCGGTCTCCTCGCTCGGCGGCGCCGCCGGCGCGGCCTTGCCGTCGTGAGCGTCCCAGGCGCCGGGGCCGACCAGCTTGTCCAGACCCATCTGGCGCATCGCCTCGGCCGTGGCCGGGTCGAGTCTGGCCGGCTCGGCCGCTTCCAGGCGGCCTTCGAGGTACAGTTCCCAGTCGTTGGGCGGCGCGTGCGTCACGCCGGGCACCGGCGGCCGGTTCGCCATGTTCATCGGCTCGATCAGCGAGGCGGTCACCAGGATCACCAGCTCGGTCTCACTGTTCTGATAGCGTACCGAGCGGAACAGCGGCCCCAGGATCGGCAAATCGCCCAGCCCCGGAATCCGCGAGTTGATCGCCGAGTCTTTGTTCTGAATCAGTCCGGCGATGGCGAACGACTGGCCGCTCTTGAGCTCCAGCGTCGTCTCGGCCCGACGCGTAATCAACCCGGGCACGTTGTACCCTTCGATCGTCACGCTGCCGGTGTCCGTCAATTCGCTGACCTCCTGGATCGCGTGCAGGTGGATGCCCCCGTCGCCCAGCACGATCGGACGGAACCGCAGACGAACGCCGAACTCCTTGTACTCGATCGTGATCGTCCCGCTCGCGCCCCCGCTCGTCTGCGGAACGGGAATCGGGAACTCCCCGCCCGCCAGGAAGTCCGCCTGCTCGCCGCTCAGCGCGATCAGCGTCGGGTTCGCCAGCAGGCGCAGATACTGGTTCTCCGCCAGCGCCTGGAGGAAGATCTCGAGGTTCGAATTGGGGAAGCCCGCAAACAGGGTCACGAGGGAGCTGGCGCCGATCCCATCTTCGGGCGTGACGAACAGCAGGTTGTCGCCGGCCGGTTGGCCGCCGGCGGCGCCGATGTTGATCTCCGGCGCGTTGAGCCGCTGGCCCCAGAACATGCGTCCACCGGCCGCGTCGGTCTGGTAGCCGCTGATCCCCAGCGCCCGCGTCGCGGCCCGGCTGACCTCGGCGACCCGCACCTGCAACTGCAC
This genomic window from Anaerobaca lacustris contains:
- a CDS encoding type II and III secretion system protein family protein, which encodes MQRCRSGWLWAIFFIIGLCVATSVQGADSEVVTLITGRSTVIRAPWPTVRVAVTDPKVADVQVLTPEQILVQGLSVGSTDLILWSEDEQETWQRRVQVTLDVETIRNTLVRLFPTGELQVSDSGEVLLVQGLLRSAEQARQLQNYLEKTKVEFVDMTSVAGIQQVQLQVRVAEVSRAATRALGISGYQTDAAGGRMFWGQRLNAPEINIGAAGGQPAGDNLLFVTPEDGIGASSLVTLFAGFPNSNLEIFLQALAENQYLRLLANPTLIALSGEQADFLAGGEFPIPVPQTSGGASGTITIEYKEFGVRLRFRPIVLGDGGIHLHAIQEVSELTDTGSVTIEGYNVPGLITRRAETTLELKSGQSFAIAGLIQNKDSAINSRIPGLGDLPILGPLFRSVRYQNSETELVILVTASLIEPMNMANRPPVPGVTHAPPNDWELYLEGRLEAAEPARLDPATAEAMRQMGLDKLVGPGAWDAHDGKAAPAAPPSEETEPIANGARIKVRAWDVPSDWIADVP
- a CDS encoding AAA family ATPase; the encoded protein is MKKSFEIVLVTAEKDTASAVRSAVEPLAETATMSLCRDISELRTRLSHAAPGGGALVAIVDIDQEPRRLLFELSKLTTASTQMRCVVVSNEFNEDLVLLAMQVGARHFLRKSSIPGELAAVLNSLLARETEASGRLGRIISVFSCGGGCGATTVAVNLAHELHVGTSKSTLVIDLDEHYGSVAQHLGVSGKYGIGHILARNGTIDRHLIETSVVQAANGVDVLLSPAAATADVGHPLAYGNLSRVLDACRESHDIVVVDAPRVPRQAMADLASVSQVAVVVFQLMVRDVAFAKWITAFLGEHKMDRDRIVPLANRVKKRGPMLRLEDSRRAIGTQSLYCIRNQWRKAVKSMNHGQPLGVSARFSGLRRDYRRVAAQLKRWTCNGD
- a CDS encoding CpaF family protein gives rise to the protein MFDGKNEPAQTDSGSQTLQLKAKIHRKLLQVMNLTEARRFSVHELHAQCAERVDALLREEKIPLSGPEKQQLIREVMDEVFGYGPLNDFLRDPTVSDILVNGPHKVYVERRGRLEATDATFLDDQHLMRVIRRIADHVGRRIDESTPMLDARLPDGSRVNAIVPPLALDGPAVSIRRFGTNPLDMTRLIAMDALRPEMASFVEACVQCKLNILISGGTGTGKTTFLNALSRWVPSGERLLTIEDAAELQLQREHVVRLETRPPNIEGKGEITQRDLLKNSLRMRPDRIIIGEVRGSETLDMLQAMNTGHEGSMTTVHANNPRDALRRLENMVSMAGLNYPVHAIREQISSALDVMIHLGRLAGGSRKVVQVVEITGMEGETICLHDLFHFVQKGVDVNGDAYGDFEVCGVRPHLLAKLKAHGIEMPPDMFQRRILTKPRLEPEPASGADDNVEEPEAQPKKRFWL
- a CDS encoding type II secretion system F family protein — translated: MLLLAVGISVAAALMVPLEISLVRKIWLITLSGAVPFFVPNLFVRMQEKKRREEIRQYLPDAVDLLEICVSSGIGLDMAWNMVAEEIHHVSGVLGSAMDLSNFEIHLGASRTEAMRNMATRTGAESLSSLAAILVQTERFGTSMATALQEFANWMREERHFAAEENAEKLPMKLLFPMAFFIFPAIMVVAMGPAMIHLSRTLMAP
- a CDS encoding type II secretion system F family protein; this translates as MNRQELFNTVIMASVFVLVFSAWTSCVLLWMVQYSRRRKRLQQRMGVVDAETRRSEALQLWREDQQIRRGGRRKAKEPLSARLERLRQAAGWKTPAHIVLLAVAGTAVLVAVVVVTLGYGFWLGLGAATAIGVVFHVMTKKRVSTRITLFETQFVDSLRIAARALRAGHPLTGAFHAISEEIDDPVGTIFAEICQEQTLGRDLQESIRRVADSAHNMDLKLFATAVSIQMTTGGNLAEVMESLAAVMRGRMRLNRKVRVLTSSSRMSKNTLLAVPVFLFLFLNIASPEYVGVMYSTWVGRAMLIGTAASMLFGAWVMGRLSVIRY